In Taeniopygia guttata chromosome Z, bTaeGut7.mat, whole genome shotgun sequence, one genomic interval encodes:
- the LOC100229949 gene encoding coiled-coil domain-containing protein 171-like isoform X1 — MANAHVLSKYSAVPPEELPWTELCALLRENVEALILNFHKAKERISHLEYICKHKTDTMNDLQQKQEDAFEKMSEQLKAQEHCWQKERRYLEEQYSNMLAEAHARAQEGEETVQKTRQKLYGPEQIHEKLAHKNNSRTNTLSNDPKARPSLLAACALLSGALCPLYGRLCALSCQRDILQEQVKHHKLLNQKIISLLYALPTNVGNSQGKGRLGQRRAKRLVYIFRRAVIAVLAAHRLRALARHSCTFFVWTDGSRGCTGIQVCVGESRGRHVSRFEEEGVDCIEALDWLTSSNLYTAIVSSISELEDVLCKQDVHSWLSGHSLISAARNCFAKLMDNLSILMETVQGKPCGGRAYLERDSLIQRLARGLHRVNAQALEAGLYDRLPSTRNIAILQQEIFEFSQRLHAAEVESRSLQLQLAECRWAFNEMRKDAEKAHRLQEQLNELQHKISQDNIHEELENALQREQEVRLLLQEYQRRLQELSNKLESCSLIDTDRSQVSNVSLMSFSNATEELRSRNQVLDHQKRFLKDTEQDQQRLRETLEEAEPALKLGVKDKELIINHMKAVEATLNEHVHKHFMDLYSLTASKVDALTSGRESSEIHFEPLAAEPLTPDADESLQVHFEPETGGTPPAGAPAHALDESFWGQVGHQLVRTPPAHAHDSDDSFGPRFVPKGAAAPPGPPPGDIFQASVGPEAPHTPATPVYAPADIFQPYLSLQAAGGPPVPIIVPDACWRVPSHRASTVPGANIPSVVVAGRSCSVSETNIPSSVTPGRFYSVSETNIPSNVTPDRTGLGSSMDRVINLVQTRTSTGSMDASSHMRRNRALTVPSSNMSSSLTWNRAGTGSSVNTSFSSRPHRASSLPSVRPSSQDVLPSTRRNQEI; from the exons ATGGCAAACGCCCATGTGCTTTCCAAATATTCAGCCGTCCCCCCGGAAGAGTTACCATGGACAGAGCTTTGTGCACTCTTGCGTGAGAATGTTGAAGCCCTGATCTTGAACTTCCACAAGGCTAAGGAGAGG ATATCTCACCTAGAATATATTTGCAAGCACAAGACTGACACTATGAATGACcttcagcagaagcaggaggaTGCTTTTGAGAAAATGTCTGAACAGTTAAAAGCACAGGAACATTGCTGGCAGAAAGAAAGGCGATATCTTGAAGAGCAGTACTCAAATATGCTTGCAGAGGCTCATGCCAGAGCACAG GAAGGTGAAGAAACAGTGCAGAAAACCAGGCAAAAACTGTATGGCCCTGAACAAATCCACGAGAAGCTGGCCCACAAAAACAATTCCAGGACAAATACATTATCAAATGATCCCAAGGCACGtccatccctgctggcagcctgcgcactgctgtcaggggccctgTGTCCTCTCTACGGCAGACTGTGCGCTCTGTCTTGCCAAAGAGACATTCTCCAGGAACAGGTGAAGCACCACAAATTATTGAACCAGAAGATCATCAGCCTCCTTTATGCTCTCCCTACTAACGTGGGAAACAGCCAAGGCAAaggcaggctggggcagagaaGAGCCAAGCGCCTGGTTTACATCTTCCGAAGAGCTGTGATTGCAGTTCTGGCCGCTCACAGGCTGAGGGCTCTGGCCCGACATTCTTGCACCTTTTTCGTCTGGACAGATGGCTCCAGAGGATGCACTGGAATTCAAGTTTGTGTGGGAGAATCCAGAGGCAGGCATGTGTCAC GTTTTGAAGAGGAAGGAGTTGACTGTATTGAAGCACTTGACTGGTTGACTAGCTCTAACCTCTATACTGCAATAGTCAGTTCCATCTCTGAACTGGAGGATGTTCTCTGCAAACAAG ATGTGCACTCCTGGCTTTCTGGACACTCACTTATCAGTGCAGCTAGGAACTGCTTTGCAAAACTGATGGACAACCTGAGCATACTGATGGAGACAGTTCAGGGGAAACCTTGCGGGGGCAGAGCTTACCTGGAGAGGGACTCCCTGATACAGAGGCTGGCTCGTGGGCTCCACAGAGTAAATGCCCAGGCCCTGGAAGCTGGATTGTATGACAGACTGCCCAGCACA AGAAACATTGCAATCTTGCAGcaagaaatatttgaattttcacAAAGGCTTCATGCAGCAGAGGTAGAGTCCcgctccctgcagctgcagctggcagaatGCAGATGGGCTTTCAATGAGATGCGAAAAGATGCTGAAAAAGCCCACAGACTGCAAGAGCAATTAAATGAACTTCAGCAT AAAATCAGCCAAGATAATATACATGAGGAGTTAGAAAATGCTTTGCAGCGTGAGCAGGAGGTAAGATTGCTTTTACAAGAATACCAGCGACGGCTTCAGGAGCTGAGTAATAAACTGGAATCGTGCTCACTTATTGACACAGATAGAAGCCAAGTCTCCAATGTATCTCTGATG AGCTTCTCTAACGCAACggaggagctgaggagcagAAACCAAGTTCTGGATCACCAGAAGAGATTCCTGAAAGACACAGAGCAGGACCAGCAGCGGCTGCGGGAGACTCTCGAGGAGGCAGAACCTGCCCTCAAACTGGGAGTAAA GGATAAAGAGTTGATCATTAATCATATGAAAGCTGTGGAGGCCACCCTGAATGAG cacGTGCATAAACATTTTATGGATCTCTACTCACTGACAGCTTCCAAAGTTGACGCATTAACATCAGGAAGAGAATCTTCAGAGATTCACTTTGAACCCCTAGCTGCTGAGCCTCTTACTCCTGATGCTGATG AATCTTTGCAAGTTCACTTTGAACCCGAAACCGGTGGTACACCTCCTGCTGGAGCTCCTGCACATGCTCTTGATG AATCTTTCTGGGGTCAAGTTGGACACCAACTAGTCAGAACACCTCCTGCACATGCTCATGACAGTGATG ACTCTTTTGGACCTCGCTTTGTGCCcaaaggagctgctgcacctcctGGTCCTCCTCCTGGTG ATATTTTTCAGGCTAGCGTTGGGCCCGAAGCACCCCATACACCTGCTACTCCTGTTTATGCTCCTGCTG ATATTTTTCAGCCTTACCTTTCACTGCAAGCAGCTGGTGGACCTCCAGTTCCTATTATTGTGCCTGATG CATGCTGGAGAGTGCCTAGCCACAGAGCCTCTACCGTACCTGGAGCCAACATACCCTCCGTTGTAGTAGCAGGCAGAAGCTGCAGTGTCTCTGAAACGAACATACCCTCCAGTGTGACACCAGGCAGATTCTACAGTGTGTCTGAAACCAACATACCCTCCAATGTGACACCAGACAGAACAGGTTTGGGGTCATCAATGGACAGAGTCATCAACCTGGTACAAACCAGAACCAGTACTGGGTCAATGGATGCATCCTCCCATATGAGAAGAAACAGAGCTCTTACCGTGCCTTCAAGCAACATGTCCTCCAGTCTGACATGGAATAGAGCTGGTACTGGGTCTTCAGTCAACACATCCTTCAGTTCAAGACCACACAGAGCCAGTTCTTTGCCTTCAGTCAGACCTTCCAGCCAGGATGTCTTACCCAGCACTAGAAGAAATCAGGAAATTTAA
- the LOC100229949 gene encoding coiled-coil domain-containing protein 171-like isoform X2 — protein sequence MANAHVLSKYSAVPPEELPWTELCALLRENVEALILNFHKAKERISHLEYICKHKTDTMNDLQQKQEDAFEKMSEQLKAQEHCWQKERRYLEEQYSNMLAEAHARAQEGEETVQKTRQKLYGPEQIHEKLAHKNNSRTNTLSNDPKARPSLLAACALLSGALCPLYGRLCALSCQRDILQEQVKHHKLLNQKIISLLYALPTNVGNSQGKGRLGQRRAKRLVYIFRRAVIAVLAAHRLRALARHSCTFFVWTDGSRGCTGIQVCVGESRGRHVSRFEEEGVDCIEALDWLTSSNLYTAIVSSISELEDVLCKQDVHSWLSGHSLISAARNCFAKLMDNLSILMETVQGKPCGGRAYLERDSLIQRLARGLHRVNAQALEAGLYDRLPSTRNIAILQQEIFEFSQRLHAAEVESRSLQLQLAECRWAFNEMRKDAEKAHRLQEQLNELQHKISQDNIHEELENALQREQEVRLLLQEYQRRLQELSNKLESCSLIDTDRSQVSNVSLMSFSNATEELRSRNQVLDHQKRFLKDTEQDQQRLRETLEEAEPALKLGVKDKELIINHMKAVEATLNEHVHKHFMDLYSLTASKVDALTSGRESSEIHFEPLAAEPLTPDADESLQVHFEPETGGTPPAGAPAHALDDSFGPRFVPKGAAAPPGPPPGDIFQASVGPEAPHTPATPVYAPADIFQPYLSLQAAGGPPVPIIVPDACWRVPSHRASTVPGANIPSVVVAGRSCSVSETNIPSSVTPGRFYSVSETNIPSNVTPDRTGLGSSMDRVINLVQTRTSTGSMDASSHMRRNRALTVPSSNMSSSLTWNRAGTGSSVNTSFSSRPHRASSLPSVRPSSQDVLPSTRRNQEI from the exons ATGGCAAACGCCCATGTGCTTTCCAAATATTCAGCCGTCCCCCCGGAAGAGTTACCATGGACAGAGCTTTGTGCACTCTTGCGTGAGAATGTTGAAGCCCTGATCTTGAACTTCCACAAGGCTAAGGAGAGG ATATCTCACCTAGAATATATTTGCAAGCACAAGACTGACACTATGAATGACcttcagcagaagcaggaggaTGCTTTTGAGAAAATGTCTGAACAGTTAAAAGCACAGGAACATTGCTGGCAGAAAGAAAGGCGATATCTTGAAGAGCAGTACTCAAATATGCTTGCAGAGGCTCATGCCAGAGCACAG GAAGGTGAAGAAACAGTGCAGAAAACCAGGCAAAAACTGTATGGCCCTGAACAAATCCACGAGAAGCTGGCCCACAAAAACAATTCCAGGACAAATACATTATCAAATGATCCCAAGGCACGtccatccctgctggcagcctgcgcactgctgtcaggggccctgTGTCCTCTCTACGGCAGACTGTGCGCTCTGTCTTGCCAAAGAGACATTCTCCAGGAACAGGTGAAGCACCACAAATTATTGAACCAGAAGATCATCAGCCTCCTTTATGCTCTCCCTACTAACGTGGGAAACAGCCAAGGCAAaggcaggctggggcagagaaGAGCCAAGCGCCTGGTTTACATCTTCCGAAGAGCTGTGATTGCAGTTCTGGCCGCTCACAGGCTGAGGGCTCTGGCCCGACATTCTTGCACCTTTTTCGTCTGGACAGATGGCTCCAGAGGATGCACTGGAATTCAAGTTTGTGTGGGAGAATCCAGAGGCAGGCATGTGTCAC GTTTTGAAGAGGAAGGAGTTGACTGTATTGAAGCACTTGACTGGTTGACTAGCTCTAACCTCTATACTGCAATAGTCAGTTCCATCTCTGAACTGGAGGATGTTCTCTGCAAACAAG ATGTGCACTCCTGGCTTTCTGGACACTCACTTATCAGTGCAGCTAGGAACTGCTTTGCAAAACTGATGGACAACCTGAGCATACTGATGGAGACAGTTCAGGGGAAACCTTGCGGGGGCAGAGCTTACCTGGAGAGGGACTCCCTGATACAGAGGCTGGCTCGTGGGCTCCACAGAGTAAATGCCCAGGCCCTGGAAGCTGGATTGTATGACAGACTGCCCAGCACA AGAAACATTGCAATCTTGCAGcaagaaatatttgaattttcacAAAGGCTTCATGCAGCAGAGGTAGAGTCCcgctccctgcagctgcagctggcagaatGCAGATGGGCTTTCAATGAGATGCGAAAAGATGCTGAAAAAGCCCACAGACTGCAAGAGCAATTAAATGAACTTCAGCAT AAAATCAGCCAAGATAATATACATGAGGAGTTAGAAAATGCTTTGCAGCGTGAGCAGGAGGTAAGATTGCTTTTACAAGAATACCAGCGACGGCTTCAGGAGCTGAGTAATAAACTGGAATCGTGCTCACTTATTGACACAGATAGAAGCCAAGTCTCCAATGTATCTCTGATG AGCTTCTCTAACGCAACggaggagctgaggagcagAAACCAAGTTCTGGATCACCAGAAGAGATTCCTGAAAGACACAGAGCAGGACCAGCAGCGGCTGCGGGAGACTCTCGAGGAGGCAGAACCTGCCCTCAAACTGGGAGTAAA GGATAAAGAGTTGATCATTAATCATATGAAAGCTGTGGAGGCCACCCTGAATGAG cacGTGCATAAACATTTTATGGATCTCTACTCACTGACAGCTTCCAAAGTTGACGCATTAACATCAGGAAGAGAATCTTCAGAGATTCACTTTGAACCCCTAGCTGCTGAGCCTCTTACTCCTGATGCTGATG AATCTTTGCAAGTTCACTTTGAACCCGAAACCGGTGGTACACCTCCTGCTGGAGCTCCTGCACATGCTCTTGATG ACTCTTTTGGACCTCGCTTTGTGCCcaaaggagctgctgcacctcctGGTCCTCCTCCTGGTG ATATTTTTCAGGCTAGCGTTGGGCCCGAAGCACCCCATACACCTGCTACTCCTGTTTATGCTCCTGCTG ATATTTTTCAGCCTTACCTTTCACTGCAAGCAGCTGGTGGACCTCCAGTTCCTATTATTGTGCCTGATG CATGCTGGAGAGTGCCTAGCCACAGAGCCTCTACCGTACCTGGAGCCAACATACCCTCCGTTGTAGTAGCAGGCAGAAGCTGCAGTGTCTCTGAAACGAACATACCCTCCAGTGTGACACCAGGCAGATTCTACAGTGTGTCTGAAACCAACATACCCTCCAATGTGACACCAGACAGAACAGGTTTGGGGTCATCAATGGACAGAGTCATCAACCTGGTACAAACCAGAACCAGTACTGGGTCAATGGATGCATCCTCCCATATGAGAAGAAACAGAGCTCTTACCGTGCCTTCAAGCAACATGTCCTCCAGTCTGACATGGAATAGAGCTGGTACTGGGTCTTCAGTCAACACATCCTTCAGTTCAAGACCACACAGAGCCAGTTCTTTGCCTTCAGTCAGACCTTCCAGCCAGGATGTCTTACCCAGCACTAGAAGAAATCAGGAAATTTAA